The genomic region CCGCCATTTATGTGACCAGCCGCTTGAAGCCTGACTTGTTAGGGCCGATTGCAGTTGCTGCTTATTCATACATGGCTTTGGTTCCTATCATCCAGCCACCTATCATGAGAGCTTTGACTACCCCTGAAGAAAGAAAGATCAAGATGCAGCAGCTTCGCCCGGTTTCAAAGACCGAGAAGATCCTTTTCCCGATTACTGTTATTTTAATCTGTGCCTTATTGCTTCCTACAGCTACGCCCTTGCTGGGTTCTCTTATGTTCGGTAACCTTGCCAAGGAATGCGGAGCAATAAACCGTCTCAGTGATACCATGCAGAATTCGTTGATGAATATTGTCACGATTTTCCTTGGCTTGTCTGTCGGTTCGAAGATGGAAGCCAGTCACTTCCTCAAGTTGAATACCCTGGGTATTTTGTTGCTTGGGTTGATTGCTTTCTCTATCGGTACTGGCGCTGGCGTACTTATTGCGAAGTTGATGAATAAGTTGACTCCAAAGCATCCTGTGAATCCTCTTATTGGTTCTGCAGGTGTTTCTGCAGTTCCTATGGCTGCCCGTGTGTCAAGCAAGGTAGGTCAGGAGGAAGATCCTCAGAATTTCCTTCTGATGCATGCCATGGGACCGAATGTAGCCGGAGTTCTTGGTTCTGCCGTAGCAGCTGGTGTCTTGCTTGCTGTGGTTCCTTTCATGGAAGCTCTGTAAGTTTGAAATCCTGCTGATAAAGCAAAAATATCAGGGAGCTGAAATTGATCAGCTCCCTGTTTTTTTTTTTGTCATTTTGAGTTATAATAATTTCTGTTTTTTTTTATTCTTTTCGTGCAAGTTCAGAAAATAAATTGTATGCCCAATTGGAATCAATGAGATAGTAGTCGTCACTTTCTGCATGGTTCTGTGTAAGTTTGAGCAGTTTTTCATAGAAGTGGTATTCCAGTTTGATCGCTTGGTTTTCATGGTTGGTGTCAGAAATGGCAAAAGTAAGTTCTTTACCAGGGTCTTGCATCAGGAAACGTAGGTTTTCTATTTGTGTGTTTCTGTAGGTGATATAGGCTTTGGAAAGCTCAATGGCCCTGTCATCCAAGCCTGCATCGAAGATGACGATTTTTTCTTTGAGATCGATGACTGAGGTGACAATCCTGTTGATGGAGGTCTTTGCTTCAAGACGAACCGAGCTGAGATCTAGTTTTTCTAAATCCGGGGCTACCAGGATTGTCAGATCTGCTTTTTCGTCAATATAGAGCAACTCGTGGTTGATCAGGAAGCTGTTTCCGCAATTCTTGCATGTCATCATAAAGAGAGAATCTGTCAGTATACCGAGTTTCAACTGGGGGTCGGTGGTAACGTTGACTAGGTTTCGTAAAGTTCGTTTTTGGCAGTGTCTGCACTTGGGGCAAGTTATTTCTGCTTCGAATATGGCTGTATGTTCTTCCATGGAATTACCATATCATGAATCATCGGTTTCCAAAAGATACTTGCCGGATACTGCTGTTCATTTTGAAAAAAGAAAGCAAGCAGTATGTCTGATAGACTTGAGATGAATCGTTGTTCAGGGGTATAGTTGATGACATGGAATGTGCCGTCATAGTTGTGTTGCTTATAATTTTACTATTGGTCTGGAGTTCGACGCTTGTCTTCTATAAGGATAGGCAGACAAAGCCCTTGGAGACTGACGAGAGCAAATGTTTTGCTCCCAGATGCCACAGTATCATCAAGGTCCATGAAGATACTCCCAGTGATGTTGCCGTTTTCATGATACATGGTTTTCCTTCTACGCCTCATGTCTATGCATATGCCAGTGAACGGCTGTTTGATGCGGGGTTCGATACTTTTGCATATCTTATGCCCGGTTTCGGTACTGATCCCAAGGATTTGAAGAAAACGACTTATACCCAATGGTTTGACTTTACCTGCAGGAAATATGAGCAGTTACGTCAGAAATATCATACGGTATTTGTGCTTGGAATCAGCATGGGTGGCTTCATGGCAATGCATCTTTCTGAGGTGTACCATGGGAGTGACAAGCGTCCTGATGCCATTGTGACAGTCGATGCTCCTATTGTCTATAACAGCTTAAAAGACCATATTGTGACAAGGCCTGTGATGTATCTTGTAAGGATACTTGCCATATTCAAATC from Spirochaetia bacterium harbors:
- a CDS encoding alpha/beta fold hydrolase codes for the protein MFRGIVDDMECAVIVVLLIILLLVWSSTLVFYKDRQTKPLETDESKCFAPRCHSIIKVHEDTPSDVAVFMIHGFPSTPHVYAYASERLFDAGFDTFAYLMPGFGTDPKDLKKTTYTQWFDFTCRKYEQLRQKYHTVFVLGISMGGFMAMHLSEVYHGSDKRPDAIVTVDAPIVYNSLKDHIVTRPVMYLVRILAIFKSTFATGCVNGIDSVDGNEDWTGYKGLFIHQGLSLIVAENKVRKKLSLIDVPMFSMHECHDKTVPFGNFMIISRENGSPDFRGRVVKMGSVNHNHHVLLMYRSVRVGLMDEILTFLEEKLHDKETK
- a CDS encoding CpXC domain-containing protein, which codes for MEEHTAIFEAEITCPKCRHCQKRTLRNLVNVTTDPQLKLGILTDSLFMMTCKNCGNSFLINHELLYIDEKADLTILVAPDLEKLDLSSVRLEAKTSINRIVTSVIDLKEKIVIFDAGLDDRAIELSKAYITYRNTQIENLRFLMQDPGKELTFAISDTNHENQAIKLEYHFYEKLLKLTQNHAESDDYYLIDSNWAYNLFSELARKE
- a CDS encoding sodium ion-translocating decarboxylase subunit beta: MIGNALHQLWYTTGITGFLGLASSEFNMGNFAMILVGLLLVYLGIKKGYEPLLLIPIGFGCILCNIPLAYISGIDPANNSAGFIKVLFDAGISTGLFPILIFMGVGAMTDFGPLIANPKTLLLGAAAQFGIFCALLGALALSFVPGIHFNLHAAASIGIIGGADGPTAIYVTSRLKPDLLGPIAVAAYSYMALVPIIQPPIMRALTTPEERKIKMQQLRPVSKTEKILFPITVILICALLLPTATPLLGSLMFGNLAKECGAINRLSDTMQNSLMNIVTIFLGLSVGSKMEASHFLKLNTLGILLLGLIAFSIGTGAGVLIAKLMNKLTPKHPVNPLIGSAGVSAVPMAARVSSKVGQEEDPQNFLLMHAMGPNVAGVLGSAVAAGVLLAVVPFMEAL